The following are encoded together in the Platichthys flesus chromosome 9, fPlaFle2.1, whole genome shotgun sequence genome:
- the LOC133961249 gene encoding uncharacterized protein LOC133961249, whose protein sequence is MMKLLLSLTLIWALSSTGEALVCETCTDVTCSTTAAVTCPTGTMCITASIQAVSSGTPGQQIYKACAPPSLCPATGSQTFSVNLGVSSSLASATCCNTDNCNSVTLPFPVVPAVNSLQCHFCNPMTSDCSSSVQCRGTEDLCFQASVTNTGVTSPAFGCASTNLCAAAASLGSLPFMQNVGAITSGPACCGTSLCNTLTTTTTTTTTTPTTTTTTPTTLVCETCTDVTCSTTAAATCPTGTMCITASIQAISSGIPGQQIYKACAPPSLCPATGSQTFSVNLGVSSALASATCCNTDNCNSVTLPYPVVPAVNSLLCYFCDPMTSDCSLPLQCRGTEDRCFQARVTNGACTSPAFGCASSNMCAAATSLGTLPFMQGVGNITSGTACCGTSLCNAMCQRVVGFHKLNK, encoded by the exons ATGatgaagctgcttctttctctgaCTCTCATCTGGGCGCTCTCCAGCACAG GTGAAGCACTTGTGTGTGAAACTTGTACAGATGTTACCTGttcaaccacagcagcagttaCATGTCCCACAGGCACGATGTGTATCACAGCTTCCATTCAAG CCGTTTCATCTGGGACTCCTGGACAGCAAATCTACAAGgcctgtgcccccccctccctgtgtcCAGCCACAGGCTCTCAGACATTTTCAGTGAACTTGGGTGTTTCCAGTTCACTTGCAAGTGCTACAtgctgcaacacagacaactgCAACTCTGTCACTCTGCCTT tccCTGTGGTTCCAGCAGTTAACAGTCTACAGTGTCACTTCTGTAACCCCATGACCTCTGATTGCAGCTCTTCAGTACAATGTAGGGGAACAGAGGATCTCTGCTTTCAAGCCAGTG TGACAAATACAGGCGTCACTTCTCCAGCTTTTGGCTGTGCATCTACAAatctgtgtgcagctgctgccagcCTGGGGTCACTGCCTTTCATGCAAAATGTTGGTGCCATTACCAGTGGACCAGCCTGTTGTGGGACTAGTTTGTGTAACACTctcactacaacaacaacaaccactaccactaccccaacgacaacaaccactaccccaacaacactTGTGTGTGAAACTTGTACAGATGTTACCTGttcaaccacagcagcagctacatGTCCCACAGGCACGATGTGTATCACAGCTTCCATTCAAG CCATTTCATCTGGGATTCCTGGACAACAAATCTACAAGgcctgtgcccccccctccctgtgtcCAGCCACAGGCTCTCAGACATTTTCAGTGAACTTGGGTGTTTCGAGTGCACTTGCAAGTGCTACAtgctgcaacacagacaactgCAACTCTGTCACTCTGCCTT atcctgTGGTTCCAGCAGTTAACAGTCTTCTATGTTATTTTTGTGACCCCATGACCTCTGATTGCAGCCTTCCACTACAATGTAGGGGAACAGAGGATCGCTGCTTTCAAGCCAGAG TGACTAATGGAGCCTGCACTTCTCCAGCTTTTGGCTGTGCATCTTCAAATATGTGTGCAGCTGCTACCAGCCTGGGGACACTGCCTTTCATGCAAGGTGTTGGTAACATTACCAGTGGAACAGCCTGTTGTGGGACTAGTTTGTGTAACGCTATGTGCCAAAGAGTTGTAGGATTTCACAAGCTTAACAAGTAA
- the LOC133961252 gene encoding phospholipase A2 inhibitor and Ly6/PLAUR domain-containing protein-like: protein MMKLLLSLTLIWVLSSTGEALVCETCTDVTCSTTAAATCPTGTMCITASIQAVSSGTPGQQIYKACTPPSLCPATGSQTFSVNLGVSSSLASATCCNTDNCNSVTLPFPVVPAVNSLQCHVCDPMTSDCSSSVQCKGTEDLCFEAVVTNTGGTSPAFGCASTNLCAAAASLGSLPFMQSVGAITSGPACCGTSLCNTLTTTVSDACCVRMGMLHLLIGLLIFILF from the exons ATGatgaagctgcttctttctctgaCTCTCATCTGGGTGCTCTCCAGCACAG GTGAAGCACTTGTGTGTGAAACTTGTACAGATGTTACCTGttcaaccacagcagcagctacatGTCCCACAGGCACGATGTGTATCACAGCTTCTATTCAAG CCGTTTCATCTGGGACTCCTGGACAGCAAATCTACAAGGCCtgtacccccccctccctgtgtcCAGCCACAGGCTCTCAGACATTTTCAGTGAACTTGGGTGTTTCCAGTTCACTTGCAAGTGCTACAtgctgcaacacagacaactgCAACTCTGTCACTCTGCCTT tccCTGTGGTTCCAGCAGTTAACAGTCTACAGTGTCACGTCTGTGACCCCATGACCTCTGATTGCAGCTCTTCAGTACAATGTAAGGGAACAGAGGATCTCTGCTTTGAAGCTGTTG TGACAAATACAGGCGGCACTTCTCCAGCTTTTGGCTGTGCATCTACAAatctgtgtgcagctgctgccagcCTGGGGTCACTGCCTTTCATGCAAAGTGTTGGTGCCATTACCAGTGGACCAGCCTGTTGTGGGACTAGTTTGTGTAACACTCT AACAACCACAGTCAGTGATGCCTGTTGTGTCAGAATGGGAATGCTGCATCTGCTGATTGGACTCCTCATTTTCATCCTGTTTTAG
- the LOC133961251 gene encoding integumentary mucin C.1-like → MMKLLLSLTLIWALSSTGEALVCENCTDVTCSTTSAATCPTDTMCITASIQAVSSGTPGQQIYKACAHPSLCPATGSQTFSVNLGVSSALASATCCNTDNCNSVTPPFPVVPAVNSLQCHFCNPMTSDCSSSVQCRGTEDRCFQANVTNTGGTSPAFGCASNNLCAAAAGLGSLPFMQSVGNITSGPACCGTSLCNTLTTTTTTTTTTTTPTTTTTTPTTTTTTTTTASDACCVRMGMLHLLIGLLIFILF, encoded by the exons ATGatgaagctgcttctttctctgaCTCTCATCTGGGCGCTCTCCAGCACAG GTGAAGCACTTGTGTGTGAAAATTGTACAGATGTTACCTGTTCAACCACATCAGCAGCTACATGTCCCACAGACACGATGTGTATCACAGCTTCCATTCAAG CCGTTTCATCTGGGACTCCTGGACAGCAAATCTACAAGGCCTGTGCCCACCCCTCCCTGTGTCCAGCCACAGGCTCTCAGACATTTTCAGTGAACTTGGGTGTTTCCAGTGCACTTGCAAGTGCTACAtgctgcaacacagacaactgCAACTCTGTCACTCCTCCTT tccCTGTGGTTCCAGCAGTTAACAGTCTACAGTGTCACTTCTGTAACCCCATGACCTCTGATTGCAGCTCTTCAGTACAATGTAGGGGAACAGAGGATCGCTGCTTTCAAGCCAATG TGACGAATACAGGCGGCACTTCTCCAGCTTTTGGCTGTGCATCTAATAatctgtgtgcagctgctgcgggCCTGGGGTCACTGCCTTTCATGCAAAGTGTTGGTAACATTACCAGTGGACCAGCCTGTTGTGGGACTAGTTTGTGTAACACTctcactacaacaacaacaacaacaacaacaacaacaaccccaacaacgactaccactaccccaactacaacaaccactacaaccACCACTGCCAGTGATGCCTGTTGTGTCAGAATGGGAATGCTGCATCTGCTGATTGGACTCCTCATTTTCATCCTAttttag